The following nucleotide sequence is from Zonotrichia leucophrys gambelii isolate GWCS_2022_RI chromosome 17, RI_Zleu_2.0, whole genome shotgun sequence.
ATCCTCttcttcccactgctgctgctttagcaCAACAATTCCATGTGGCAGGCAGTAAAGAGCAGAGACAACTCTTGATTCCCTGCAGAAAACCATGCAAGGGCTGAGGTTAATTGTCCTCTCTGTTGTGTGTGAGAAATCAAAGTTGGGAAGGCAAAAGGGCAGcaattccctcatttttcccctccaggCTGGGAAGCATCCTCAGCTTGCATCAGACTGATGTTGGGGTCAGGACTGGAGCTCAATCTGCTCACCACAAGAttgggaacaaaaaaaaagcctagaGGAATGTTGAGGGTGACTCCAAATGTAGTATTTTGTTCCAGACAAgcattaaagaaagaaaaaaagggaagagagggataaaaatggtttaaaatagAATCTCTTGCTTTGAAATTGGAGCTCTTGAAGCACAGTGGggtctttggggttttttgctaaAATTCAGTGACTTTGGTAAACCAAAAACAATTCTACAAAAGATGTCCTTGGGAGCACAGAGAAGGGCTGAGGAGTCCCAACCCCCTTaagaaaaagcaggaggagaagtCCAAGCGGTGACACATTGTGGTGACCTGTGTGGGCACTCTGCAAGCTCAGCAGTGTCTTTCTAAGAAACAGAATTGCAACGCACCCCTCCTGAAGGAAAAGCTGGTTTAGAATGTCCTCTTCCTGTCCCCAACCCTTAGGTACAAACATGGTACAactgtcccagtgctggtgtCACCTGAGGACAAGGTTTTCACTCTGGAAATGGGTGAGATGGGAAGGTAAAGCCATCTCCAtcttcccagtgccaggagaCCCAGCCTTGAGGATGGACAGCTCATCCTTTGGGGTCTGACCCAcaaccaggacccccaggcACAGCTTACACTGTCAGGATATTCCTAGAGCACCCTTGGCTTTCAGTCCTGGACACCCTGTGGGCACCCTGGAGAACACCACTGGGCAGTTGTCCTGTGTGGGAAATGGACTTGTAGAGAGTTTTTTGGGTTTCCTTCTATCAAACCCCTaagggttgttttttggggggttattTCACTCCAACCTGCAGCTCCACCTTTCCCTACTCATTAAATTAAGGCTCTAGCGAGCTGCAGGGGAGTGATGGCAcaaaagatgaagaagaaaaaaacaaagaagacgaagaagaagaagatgaagaagaagaagaagacgaAGAAGAAGACGAAGAAGacgaagaagaagaagaagaagaagaaaaagaagaagaagaagaagaagaagaagaagatgaagaagaaggaggaggaggagaaggaggttTTATCAAACCCTAAGGGATCTTAATTCAATGGGTAGGGAAAGGTGAAGCTGCAGGTTGGAGTGaaataatcccaaaaaaaacaacaaaaccctaAGGGTTTGATGGAAAGGTTTCTTTTAGGGTTTCTTTCTATCAAACCCTAAGAACTCTCtccaaatccatttcccacactCCTGCAGCCCATTCAGCTCAGTTTTCAAGCCCTGAAATAGGAACATTTCTGCTCCAGCTTTTTTACTCACCCTGTTTAAACCCCAATCCCCTCAGAGCAGAGATTTCCCGTCccacccaccctgtgccaccctgacCCAcgctcctctccctctctctccccgcTGCAGTGAAGAGGCAGGACCTGGCCAGCGCCGTGGGGAGCCACATGCCCATCCTGCAGTGGGAGGACAAGCGAGGCCTGGCCTTCACCAAGAACAACCTGAGCTACTCCAGCAACGCCCTGGTGATCCCCGTGTCCGGAGATTACTACGTCTACGCCCAGGTCACCTTCCGAGGGCCCGTGGAGAGCAGCCACAAGGCCAGCTCTGTCACTGAGATCATCACCAAGGTCACTGACAGCTACCCCGAGCCCACCCAGCTGCTGACGGGCACCAAGACCCTCAGTGAGAACGGCAATGGTTGGTTCCAGCCCATCTACCTGGGCGCTGTGGTCTCCTTGGAGGTGGGAGACAAGCTGATGGTCAACGTGAGTGACATCAAGCTGGTGGATTACACCAAGGAGCACAAAACTTTCTTTGGGGCCTTTCTGCTGTAGGGCTCCGGCCTGCAGCAGGTGGTGGGGGATCCCTCCAGGGTCATCGGGGGGATTTTGAAGGGTTTTGGCTTTGTGGGAGCATGTTGGGGTGAGATCTCTGTTGTTTgccttcttctttttcttcttcctcttcttcttcttcttctgtgcCATCACTCCCTTGCAGCTCGCTAGAGCCCTAATTTAATGAGTAGGGAAAGGTGGAGCTGCAGGTTGGAGTGAaataaccccccaaaaaacacaacagaaagcaaccaaaaactaactaaaaaaagaccaaaaaaccaaaaagaaactccaaaaaaacaaaaacaaaaacaaaaaaaccccaaaacaagcaaaaaaaaccaacaaaaacataaacaacactcaaaaaaactcaaacaaacaaagaaaagccaAATTAGAAAAATGGAGggaggaaaatgtatttttgaaagcaaaagctgaaagTTCTTCAAAAGTCTGTAAGCTAAGGAGGAACATTTGATACCTGTGGGTAGGAAGTTTCTTCTTGAATATTGAGCTAGACTATTCCCCTAATTCCACCTTCAATGTACAATTTCCTCAACTCCAGAAAATACAAGGGTTTTTGAGCTTTCTCCAATACTTCCAGTATAGTTTTGCATGACCCTTCTTCAGATTCTCCTTTCTAAAAAGTAATTACTTCTCATAATTTCCTTATGAATACATTTACTCAGTACTTTGCACTAACATAAAGCTCAGGTTAATTATTAACTGCTTAATTAATCCCTTCCAACTTCCCTGTAAAGTAGATTAAAATTATATCATGTGCTTTGCAGCAGCTACTtgagatttttggtttttccaaaaaattaattacagttCTCTAAGTCCCTATACAgcctcaaaatattttggaaaagatCTAGGGAACACACAAAACACTTTCTGTTTCAGCATGAAAGTGGAATGTCCCCTCCAGGTCCTAACTTTAggataacagaaaaaaaaaaaagaaaaaagaaaaaaaaaaaagaaaaaaaaacccaaggtaGAGAGAGACACAGAACAAAATTTTGCACACTTTTAAATCAGCGACcaaaattttgggagaaaatttcTGCAATGTTTCGCTTTCCATTATATTTAATGCAAGGCAAATGCAACTGAAGAAATCACTGCTTGGGTTCCAACCACAGCTGATCGTGGCCCCAAGGGACTCCCCAGCCTTGCCCTGGGTGAAGGTTGGCCACCAGTTGTCCCCACATGAGGTGAAAAGACCCAAAAACACGACCCTGgtggagctcagggctgtttAACTTCCACCTGCACTTACTCATTTCCACAGACCTTTCTGCCTCTCAgggaaattcccattttcccctctcctcctgcagcaaacGCATCTCCAGCAGTGCCTCAGGACCCTCATGGGTTTGGATTTACACCCTGAGCAGCCCCGAGGTCTCACAGCCAAGCACccaccaggctctgcagctctcccctgCCTCACCTCCTTGGATTTCCTCCATTTCTCCACTTCTTGCCCAGAAATGACAGCAAGGCTTCGGCCCTGAGCTGATGTTTCCACCCAAAGCCCTGGTGgagccccaggtgcccccatCAGGGGTGAGGAACTGCAGTGGTGGGGATGAggggctgtgtctgcagagaCGAACTGGGCACAGGCTTTGTGCTGGGGACAAGCCATGTGAGACCCTGCAGATTTGTCCATGGCAAAGCCCTTCCCACCAGGAGACCTTTTATTGCTCTAGGAAGATCTCTTGAGCTGTcagtggagcagctggagcagggacagaggccaAGGAGAttgggaagggaagaaaggagaagagcaggaggaggaaaggtcCAGGCAACACCAGGATCTCTTCATGTCTTGGTGTGAGGACCTTCCTGCTGACATGAAAACTGGCAGGTCTTTTGTGGTAAATCATCTCAAAGTGGAGGGGTTTTGCCCATTCTTCCCTATCCTGCAGTTCCTGGACCCCACAGTTTCAGTCCTTCCCTGTTTCAGGCACATCACAACATCCAGGACTttgccaccctgccctgccctctttTCCTGCTTCCAGATTTTCCTTGAGTCTCATCACTGAGTGTTGGCCCCTGGCACAACTCTGCCAATTTGGGGAGCTTGACAAATTCCCTGCATCAAAACCTCATCCCAGTTTGGCTCCCCATCCTTTCTTTGACTCATCCTTCACCTGCCCCACATCCACATCTCAGCTGTCCCttgctccctcctgccttcctggcCCTGTCCATTAGGTGCAAGGACATTCTTTGTCCAACTGCCATTTTTACACTCAATTTCTCCAGCCCACAAAGAAAAGTGACATCTCAAAATAGGTTTGGATTGGAGAAAGTAAATTTAATTATCCTGCAGGCAGATGGAAACACTTGGAGTCAAGGGATCCTCTTAGGTCTTTATGATCCAGATCACTTCCATGTTTGAGCCCTTATTCCTATTTTATCTCCACCTGCCCAGCCTAGTTTTTTTAGCTATGTTTGGAGCAGTTATTCCCCAATTATCTCATTAACACAACCTCAGCCTTGTTCTGGTGATCCAGCTCCTTTTCAGGGCTCTCCTTCCTGCTCAGAGACCCTCTCCACCCAACCAAGGTAAAATCTGGTGAAATCCCCCACTCTTGGCAGTTCTAGACAAAATTACTCCCAGTGAAACCCTGAGACTTCCCATAACTCAAATTTTGTGGAGTGTTCCCCCAACACCTCACACTGAGTCTTTGATCACTTGGTTGTGTGCCCAAAGCAGGATCTGAACTcatgaaaacacaaaatctgCAGCTTTTGGAACATGTAGAGCACTTTAGGTGACCAGCACACAAAACAACATGGTC
It contains:
- the TNFSF15 gene encoding tumor necrosis factor ligand superfamily member 15, yielding MESAAEMGAEAAGSALGVGMRLRQDLRRIRCALLFCLLAVLLLMLPIAYLLVGNLRAPRSCGQVTEERGSIFLKQRALAAVTDTLSSAEKPRAHLTVKRQDLASAVGSHMPILQWEDKRGLAFTKNNLSYSSNALVIPVSGDYYVYAQVTFRGPVESSHKASSVTEIITKVTDSYPEPTQLLTGTKTLSENGNGWFQPIYLGAVVSLEVGDKLMVNVSDIKLVDYTKEHKTFFGAFLL